From one Eleginops maclovinus isolate JMC-PN-2008 ecotype Puerto Natales chromosome 7, JC_Emac_rtc_rv5, whole genome shotgun sequence genomic stretch:
- the tbr1b gene encoding T-box brain protein 1b, which yields MQVENCISPASDLSKKFMNVGSGFSSSDGSELSLQDHPIISASDNLERSSPLKKNSGEMTNQSEADNFPDSKDASGDVQRGKLSPGLHGVSDIRHNFDGSAGERCIFSPSTQPQSVSAATSAMFPYPTQHGPAHPAFSIGSPSRYMAHHPVITNGAYNSLLTNTSPQGYPTAGYPYAQQYGHTYQGGAFYQFSTAQAGLVPGKAQVYLCNRALWLKFHRHQTEMIITKQGRRMFPFLSFNISGLDPTAHYNIFVDVILADPNHWRFQGGKWVPCGKADTNVIGNRVYMHPDSPNTGAHWMRQEISFGKLKLTNNKGASNNTGQMVVLQSLHKYQPRLHVVEVNEDGTEDTSQPGRVQTFTFTETQFIAVTAYQNTDITQLKIDHNPFAKGFRDNYDTVYTGCDIDRLTPSPGDSPRSQIVPGARYAMHSSFLQDQFVSTYAKSRFHPGVGTCPGTERSVPLGNSLLSPQQTDEPTVATPPQRWFVTPANNRLDFAASAYDAADFAGNAATLLSYAAAGVKALPLPTAGCSNRPLGYYADPSGWGGRTTPQYCGVNSKSSAVFSCWPANSIGGRSGTNYLSEEGDPIPTERSPIGGSEETKAKDMTSESNWIETPSSIKSIDSSDSGIFEQAKRRRISPSATPVSETVSPLKSELLAPRECEKNCTKDIGYYSFYPHS from the exons ATGCAGGTCGAGAATTGTATCTCGCCAGCGAGTGATCTCTCCAAGAAATTTATGAATGTGGGCAGTGGCTTCTCGAGCTCCGATGGATCAGAGCTTTCGTTGCAGGACCATCCTATTATATCTGCAAGTGACAACCTGGAGAGAAGTTCAcctcttaaaaaaaactctgGGGAGATGACGAATCAGTCAGAGGCAGACAATTTTCCCGACTCCAAGGACGCATCAGGGGACGTCCAGAGGGGCAAACTTTCTCCTGGTCTACACGGAGTCTCTGACATCCGTCATAATTTCGATGGATCTGCAGGAGAAAGGTGCATCTTTTCTCCATCTACCCAGCCACAGTCAGTTTCAGCAGCTACCAGTGCCATGTTTCCTTACCCGACGCAGCATGGACCAGCGCACCCGGCTTTTTCTATCGGAAGTCCCAGCCGGTATATGGCCCATCACCCGGTCATCACTAATGGAGCTTACAACAGCCTTCTGACCAACACTTCTCCTCAAGGCTACCCGACAGCGGGCTACCCGTACGCCCAACAGTATGGACACACTTACCAAGGAGGGGCTTTTTACCAGTTCTCTACGGCGCAAGCAGGACTGGTTCCGGGGAAAGCGCAGGTGTATCTGTGCAACAGGGCCCTGTGGCTGAAGTTTCACAGGCACCAGACAGAGATGATCATCACAAAGCAAGGACG ACGAATGTTTCCATTTTTAAGCTTCAACATTTCTGGCCTTGACCCAACTGCTCACTACAATATATTTGTGGATGTAATACTTGCTGATCCAAATCACTGGCGATTTCAGGGAGGCAAGTGGGTGCCATGTGGGAAAGCAGACACAAATGTTATAg GAAATAGGGTTTATATGCATCCGGACTCACCAAATACCGGAGCTCATTGGATGCGTCAAGAAATATCATTTGGAAAGCTAAAGCTTACAAACAACAAAGGTGCCTCCAACAACACGGGACAG ATGGTGGTTCTGCAGTCTCTCCACAAGTACCAGCCCAGGCTCCATGTGGTGGAAGTAAACGAGGATGGGACAGAGGACACCAGCCAACCAGGAAGAGTCCAGACTTTCACCTTCACAGAAACGCAATTCATCGCAGTCACAGCTTACCAAAATACCGAC ATTACGCAACTGAAAATTGACCACAATCCTTTTGCAAAAGGATTTCGGGATAACTACGACAC tGTCTACACAGGCTGCGACATCGACCGCCTAACTCCATCACCGGGTGACTCTCCGCGTTCACAGATCGTGCCGGGTGCGAGATATGCCATGCATAGCTCTTTCCTGCAGGACCAATTTGTCAGCACTTATGCCAAATCTCGCTTTCACCCTGGCGTGGGGACTTGTCCTGGCACGGAGCGCAGCGTCCCACTCGGCAACAGCTTGCTGTCCCCGCAGCAAACCGACGAGCCCACTGTTGCCACCCCCCCGCAGCGATGGTTTGTCACCCCTGCCAACAACCGACTGGACTTTGCTGCCTCGGCATACGACGCTGCCGATTTCGCCGGTAACGCGGCCACCTTGCTGTCCTACGCAGCGGCCGGAGTGAAGGCTCTTCCCCTGCCGACTGCGGGCTGCTCCAACCGGCCTCTTGGGTATTACGCAGACCCGTCAGGCTGGGGAGGACGCACGACGCCGCAGTACTGTGGCGTGAACAGCAAATCCAGCGCGGTCTTTTCCTGCTGGCCTGCAAACTCTATCGGTGGCAGATCGGGCACCAACTACCTGAGCGAGGAGGGAGACCCCATTCCCACAGAGAGGTCACCGATCGGCGGCTCGGAGGAGACCAAAGCCAAAGACATGACATCAGAGTCGAACTGGATAGAGACACCGTCCTCCATTAAGTCCATCGACTCAAGCGATTCTGGTATCTTTGAACAGGCCAAAAGGAGGAGAATCTCACCTTCCGCCACTCCGGTTTCAGAGACAGTGTCCCCGTTAAAATCTGAGCTGCTGGCACCGAGAGAGTGTGAGAAAAACTGCACAAAGGACATTGGGTACTACAGTTTCTATCCTCACAGTTAA